In Clostridium sp. DL-VIII, the following proteins share a genomic window:
- a CDS encoding pyridoxamine 5'-phosphate oxidase family protein, whose translation MLNEKLLEVISHEGVVAIVSCSNNEAHVVNTWHSFLSVTEDGRILIPAGGMRRTQKNIEANSKVKVTLGSKEVMGHQNPGTGFLIEGTAKFLVEGPDFDMVKNKFPFLSRVLEITVASAKQTL comes from the coding sequence ATGTTAAATGAAAAATTGCTTGAAGTTATATCACATGAAGGTGTAGTAGCTATAGTATCTTGTAGTAACAATGAGGCGCATGTAGTTAATACTTGGCATTCATTTCTTAGTGTTACTGAAGATGGTAGGATATTAATACCTGCAGGAGGCATGAGAAGAACTCAAAAAAACATAGAAGCAAATAGTAAAGTTAAAGTTACTTTAGGTAGCAAAGAGGTTATGGGACATCAAAATCCAGGAACAGGATTTTTAATAGAAGGAACTGCAAAATTCCTTGTAGAGGGTCCAGACTTTGATATGGTGAAGAATAAATTTCCTTTTTTAAGTAGAGTATTAGAAATAACTGTTGCATCTGCTAAGCAAACATTATAG
- a CDS encoding GNAT family N-acetyltransferase, whose product MTEDLITIKELTEEEQWKDAFLVMKQLLTDLDEKKYLQLIKEMYKEGYKMFALFEKGKIVALTGVIELTNLYYGKHIWVYDLITDESNRSKGYGEKLLLHIQTWGKENGCGIVALSSGFERVDAHRFYENKMAYTKSSYVFRRQV is encoded by the coding sequence ATGACCGAGGACTTAATAACAATTAAAGAATTAACAGAAGAAGAGCAGTGGAAAGATGCTTTTTTAGTAATGAAACAATTACTAACTGATTTAGATGAGAAAAAATATTTACAACTTATAAAAGAGATGTACAAGGAAGGCTATAAGATGTTTGCCCTATTTGAAAAAGGGAAAATTGTTGCACTTACAGGTGTGATCGAGCTTACAAACTTATATTATGGAAAACATATCTGGGTTTATGACTTAATCACCGATGAAAGTAATAGGTCAAAAGGATATGGAGAAAAACTTTTATTACATATACAAACTTGGGGTAAGGAAAATGGATGTGGGATAGTAGCGCTTTCTTCTGGCTTCGAAAGAGTTGATGCACATAGATTTTATGAAAATAAGATGGCATATACCAAATCAAGTTATGTTTTTAGAAGACAAGTCTAA
- a CDS encoding DUF2922 domain-containing protein, which translates to MESLAAALRLSDDERRYLFLLAKSDKIGEPEAYKEISIGLEDTIIDRNIFLTNSGSLIKKSGAQLTQRQTTKFEVV; encoded by the coding sequence TTGGAAAGTTTAGCCGCTGCATTAAGATTATCCGATGATGAACGCCGATATCTTTTTTTATTAGCTAAATCAGATAAAATTGGAGAGCCAGAAGCTTATAAAGAAATTAGTATAGGATTAGAGGATACCATAATTGATAGAAATATTTTCTTAACTAATTCTGGCTCTTTAATTAAAAAATCCGGTGCTCAATTAACTCAAAGACAAACTACTAAGTTTGAAGTAGTTTAG
- a CDS encoding alpha-glucosidase, with the protein MKKLELKRKWWKEAVVYQVYPRSFYDSNGDGIGDLKGVISKLDYIKSLGVDVIWLNPVYKSPNCDNGYDISDYQAIMDEFGNLTDMKKLLDEAHNKGLKLIMDLVVNHTSDEHQWFVESRKSKGNLYRDYYIWKPAIEGKEPNNWSSAFGGKAWKYDEQTEEYYLHLFDEKQPDLNWENEKVRQDIYDMMTWWFEFGIDGFRMDVINMISKAPEMPDANNFMDQFRDLANGPRFHEYMKEMNRKVLSKYDCMTVGECFGSAGEEVIKTVGEDRNELNMIFRMEHVTIDMESESGFTGMKKRDWKLSEFKEIFNEKDKLLDGIGWNSQFLMNHDQPRALSRFGNDKEYRVESAKMLATFLLTLRGTPYIYQGEEIGMTNVSFNSIDDYRDLASINLYNSEVGDGVNPEEILKRIHTFSRDNSRTPMQWDSSENAGFTQGDPWIKVNTNYKEINVSQAENDEGSIYNYYRDMIKLRKNNMALIYGDFELLDKDNEKVFSYIRTNEAEQFLVVLNFSGEEARFSWPEGNIYKSQEMVISNYADHKLNTLHDISLRPFEAVVYKLTL; encoded by the coding sequence ATGAAGAAGTTAGAATTAAAAAGAAAATGGTGGAAAGAGGCTGTAGTTTATCAGGTTTATCCGAGAAGCTTCTATGATTCGAATGGGGATGGAATTGGAGATTTGAAAGGTGTTATCTCAAAACTGGACTACATAAAAAGTTTAGGAGTTGATGTAATCTGGTTGAATCCAGTTTACAAGTCACCAAACTGTGACAATGGATATGATATATCAGATTATCAAGCTATCATGGATGAGTTCGGGAATTTGACAGATATGAAAAAACTGTTAGATGAGGCTCACAATAAAGGGTTGAAATTGATTATGGATCTTGTTGTTAACCATACGTCAGATGAGCATCAGTGGTTTGTTGAATCAAGAAAATCAAAAGGCAATCTATACAGGGATTATTACATTTGGAAACCTGCAATTGAAGGAAAGGAACCTAATAACTGGAGCAGCGCGTTTGGAGGAAAAGCCTGGAAATATGACGAACAGACTGAAGAGTATTACCTACACTTGTTCGACGAAAAACAACCTGATTTGAATTGGGAAAATGAAAAGGTACGCCAGGATATTTATGATATGATGACTTGGTGGTTTGAATTTGGTATTGATGGATTTAGAATGGATGTTATCAATATGATTTCAAAGGCTCCGGAAATGCCAGATGCCAACAATTTTATGGATCAATTTAGAGATTTAGCTAATGGACCTCGTTTTCATGAATATATGAAAGAAATGAACCGAAAAGTCTTAAGTAAGTATGACTGTATGACAGTCGGTGAATGTTTTGGCTCTGCAGGTGAAGAAGTAATTAAAACTGTCGGGGAAGATCGTAACGAATTAAATATGATTTTTCGAATGGAACATGTGACTATAGATATGGAGTCGGAGTCAGGCTTTACTGGTATGAAGAAACGAGATTGGAAATTGTCTGAATTTAAAGAGATTTTTAATGAAAAGGATAAGTTACTTGATGGTATTGGATGGAACAGCCAATTTTTAATGAACCATGACCAGCCAAGAGCCTTATCAAGATTTGGGAATGATAAGGAATACAGGGTAGAATCAGCAAAGATGCTTGCTACATTTTTACTTACACTTAGGGGAACACCATATATCTATCAAGGTGAAGAAATTGGTATGACTAATGTATCATTTAATTCTATTGATGATTACCGCGATTTGGCTTCAATAAATTTATATAATTCTGAAGTTGGTGATGGAGTTAATCCGGAGGAAATACTTAAAAGAATTCATACTTTCAGCAGAGACAACTCCAGAACTCCAATGCAATGGGATTCATCTGAAAATGCAGGTTTCACCCAGGGGGATCCATGGATAAAAGTTAACACAAATTATAAGGAGATAAATGTTTCTCAGGCTGAAAATGATGAAGGGTCTATTTATAATTACTACCGAGATATGATAAAACTTCGTAAGAATAACATGGCTTTGATATATGGAGATTTTGAACTACTGGATAAAGATAATGAAAAGGTTTTCTCGTATATTAGAACAAATGAAGCAGAGCAATTTTTAGTTGTTCTAAACTTTTCAGGGGAAGAGGCTAGGTTTTCATGGCCGGAAGGCAATATATACAAATCTCAAGAGATGGTGATTTCAAATTATGCAGATCATAAGTTGAATACGCTCCATGATATCAGTTTGCGTCCATTTGAGGCTGTGGTGTATAAATTAACTCTATAA
- a CDS encoding MFS transporter: protein MNTETKQIQTPYIRLVIAILIGQMGVVIAIVAPLYLLLAYKLTQIDPNKVTVNIGLVTSIAVLFALVGNPVGGAISDRTPFKFGRRRTWILIGDLLGSASLIGIAYATNVWMVLVFWCAAQAFLNFNMAALVALIADQVDEGKRGKASGIVSLSQMLGMFVAIALINAVTNSSLVVKFTLTAGISLLLTIICCVLIKEGKVVYQKPLSEKNSFSLMSIFPSPRKYPNFMWAWITRFFIMAANSYTVYNVVVFAQRYDLTEAQITEKMLIQTLVSSIFAVVSSALGGFLSDKFRKQRLFVFSSAFVVAIGLAIMAFSNNFEGFLLGVAIAGFGQGIYFAVDLALNTRILPSKENSAKDLGLINIAATLPQSLVPLFAPLILERFGFVGFFLLFSAFAILSGLTVMPIPEMPAKDEEEKLLRETTVI, encoded by the coding sequence ATGAATACAGAAACTAAACAAATCCAAACACCTTATATCAGACTTGTAATTGCCATCTTAATTGGGCAAATGGGAGTAGTCATAGCGATAGTTGCTCCTTTGTATTTACTCCTTGCCTATAAACTTACTCAAATTGACCCGAATAAAGTAACGGTGAACATAGGATTAGTGACGAGTATTGCAGTGTTGTTTGCACTAGTAGGGAATCCTGTTGGCGGTGCTATAAGCGACCGCACTCCGTTTAAATTTGGACGCAGAAGGACATGGATTCTTATTGGTGATCTATTAGGTAGTGCTAGTTTGATAGGGATTGCATACGCTACTAATGTATGGATGGTACTTGTGTTCTGGTGCGCTGCTCAGGCATTTCTTAATTTTAATATGGCTGCCTTAGTTGCTTTAATTGCAGACCAAGTGGATGAAGGAAAGCGGGGCAAAGCATCAGGAATTGTGAGCCTATCTCAGATGCTTGGAATGTTTGTGGCAATTGCATTAATAAACGCTGTTACTAATAGTTCTTTAGTTGTTAAATTCACATTAACAGCCGGTATAAGCTTACTTCTTACAATTATCTGTTGTGTTTTGATAAAAGAAGGGAAAGTTGTATATCAGAAACCGCTAAGTGAAAAGAACTCATTTAGTTTAATGTCTATTTTCCCTAGTCCACGCAAATACCCTAATTTTATGTGGGCATGGATAACTCGATTTTTCATAATGGCTGCAAATTCGTACACGGTTTATAATGTAGTAGTTTTCGCTCAGCGCTATGATTTAACAGAGGCGCAAATAACAGAAAAAATGTTGATACAAACTTTAGTGTCATCAATATTTGCAGTAGTTTCAAGTGCATTGGGAGGATTCTTAAGCGATAAATTTAGAAAACAGAGATTGTTTGTGTTTTCTTCCGCCTTTGTAGTGGCAATAGGTCTTGCTATTATGGCATTTAGTAATAACTTTGAAGGGTTTTTGTTAGGCGTAGCTATCGCCGGTTTTGGACAGGGAATTTACTTTGCGGTAGATTTAGCATTAAATACAAGAATCTTGCCAAGTAAAGAAAATAGTGCTAAGGATCTTGGACTTATTAATATAGCTGCTACTCTGCCACAATCGTTAGTTCCTCTTTTTGCCCCTTTGATACTTGAAAGATTTGGTTTTGTCGGATTCTTCCTGCTATTCTCAGCGTTTGCTATTTTAAGTGGGCTTACCGTTATGCCTATTCCGGAGATGCCAGCAAAGGATGAAGAAGAAAAATTACTAAGAGAAACTACAGTTATATAA
- a CDS encoding AraC family transcriptional regulator — MWYEKIQYKKSMPLKILLVGKERTEDYWLYSNGDHWHSAIEIILVLNGTINIIVEGEGKNLEAGEMLLINSNCGHSSEVISEDNLHIVFQINPDFISGYYEDIKHYIEFSPDSQKEVNRNVYEYIRSCAARIVLEYKDKKDAYEIAVIGLLNDMLASIIRFYPHNLHKNNGYPMKEENLKRLDRIMSYINENLSNDIIIADIASKEHLSVTYLSHFIKNHIGMSMRDYIMTKRIEKAKFLILSSKKSISQIGEECGFSNYQTFSKMFKKRVKTSPSNYRKIYILRKNDFEELCKITYEYNDMFNLDKGEHTLQDFDSNVGLAFGHWGVPINWNTLVDKVGQFVIGVRFL; from the coding sequence ATGTGGTATGAAAAGATACAATATAAGAAATCAATGCCACTAAAAATTTTGCTTGTAGGGAAGGAACGAACTGAGGATTATTGGCTTTACTCTAATGGAGATCACTGGCATAGTGCTATTGAGATAATTCTGGTCTTAAATGGTACTATAAATATAATTGTCGAAGGTGAAGGAAAAAATTTAGAAGCTGGAGAAATGTTACTTATCAACAGCAATTGCGGCCATAGCTCAGAGGTAATCAGTGAAGATAATCTACATATTGTCTTCCAAATTAATCCAGATTTCATTTCAGGATACTATGAAGATATTAAGCATTATATTGAATTTTCACCAGACTCGCAGAAAGAAGTGAACAGAAATGTTTATGAATACATCAGAAGTTGCGCAGCCAGAATTGTATTGGAATATAAAGATAAGAAAGACGCCTATGAAATTGCAGTTATTGGGTTACTAAATGATATGCTTGCTTCGATTATTCGGTTCTATCCACATAATTTACATAAAAATAACGGTTATCCCATGAAAGAAGAGAACTTGAAAAGGTTGGATCGAATTATGTCTTATATTAATGAGAATTTATCCAATGATATAATAATTGCTGATATTGCTTCTAAGGAGCATTTGAGTGTAACATATTTATCTCACTTTATTAAAAACCATATTGGAATGTCAATGAGAGATTACATTATGACCAAGAGAATTGAAAAGGCAAAATTTCTAATATTATCCAGTAAAAAAAGTATCTCTCAGATTGGTGAGGAATGTGGCTTTAGTAATTATCAGACTTTTAGTAAAATGTTTAAGAAGCGTGTAAAAACCTCGCCATCTAACTATCGAAAAATTTATATATTAAGGAAAAATGACTTTGAGGAACTCTGTAAAATAACCTATGAATATAATGATATGTTTAACCTAGATAAAGGTGAACATACTCTACAAGATTTCGATAGTAATGTAGGTTTAGCATTTGGACACTGGGGTGTGCCTATTAATTGGAATACATTGGTTGATAAAGTTGGCCAATTTGTTATTGGCGTTCGTTTTTTGTGA
- a CDS encoding leucine-rich repeat protein: MRKLKLIKVIGSLLIATSVLALNPIGASAEWRQDSNGWWYADGDSWYTGWKQIDGKWYYFYPSGYMAKDIMIQGYYLNSSGVWSELTTSGNLKFDKSTRTIVKYTNDKSTTSLVIPSEIDGVQVKRIGEKVFEDSKLESITIPNGVTSIGDFAFAGCVNLTSIIIPNGVTSIGVCAFENCNSATDITIPSSVTSIGWCAFHLCESTFHVESERTKQLLLKCDVNESEIILNGQSSAVNQNASANINNVSTKVNENGNEQIVTFSDKKLERRVRYKINKLTGDLYKSDVEKITSLVVPDEQIEDISGIENLSNLKELYLTGTNVSDISKLKGLTNLQKLELTAVKISDTDKKALENALPNCKINFGS; this comes from the coding sequence ATGAGAAAATTGAAATTAATAAAAGTAATAGGGAGTTTATTAATAGCAACTTCAGTATTAGCATTAAATCCAATAGGTGCAAGTGCAGAATGGAGACAAGATAGTAATGGATGGTGGTATGCAGATGGAGATTCCTGGTATACTGGATGGAAACAAATTGATGGTAAATGGTATTATTTCTATCCTAGTGGCTATATGGCCAAAGATATAATGATTCAAGGGTATTATCTAAATTCCAGTGGTGTATGGTCAGAACTTACAACAAGTGGAAACCTTAAATTTGATAAATCAACTAGAACAATAGTAAAATATACCAATGATAAAAGTACTACTTCATTAGTTATACCAAGTGAAATTGATGGTGTTCAAGTAAAACGTATAGGAGAAAAAGTATTTGAGGATAGTAAATTAGAAAGCATAACAATTCCAAATGGTGTAACAAGCATAGGGGATTTTGCATTTGCTGGGTGTGTCAATTTAACAAGTATAATAATACCTAATGGTGTAACAAGTATAGGAGTTTGTGCATTTGAGAATTGTAATAGTGCAACAGATATAACAATACCTAGTAGTGTAACAAGCATAGGATGGTGTGCATTTCATCTTTGTGAAAGTACATTTCATGTAGAGAGTGAAAGAACAAAGCAATTATTACTTAAATGTGATGTAAATGAAAGTGAAATAATATTAAATGGTCAATCATCAGCAGTGAATCAAAATGCATCTGCAAATATAAATAATGTAAGCACAAAAGTTAATGAAAATGGTAATGAGCAGATAGTAACATTTTCAGATAAGAAATTAGAACGAAGAGTAAGATATAAAATAAATAAACTTACAGGAGATTTATATAAAAGTGATGTTGAAAAAATTACTTCCCTTGTTGTGCCAGATGAACAAATTGAAGATATAAGCGGAATTGAAAATTTAAGTAATTTAAAAGAACTTTATTTAACTGGAACTAATGTAAGTGATATAAGCAAATTAAAAGGATTAACTAACTTACAGAAACTTGAATTAACTGCTGTTAAAATAAGTGATACAGATAAGAAAGCATTGGAGAATGCATTACCAAACTGTAAAATTAATTTCGGCAGTTAA
- a CDS encoding ATP-binding protein — protein sequence MEFTNPGSLKIDLESIFKGGNSKSRNPRIQKMFSLIGLGEGAGSGFPKILAAWNEQSWRTPELKEETNLIQVSLKLWMISMLPEECLESLKSI from the coding sequence TTGGAATTTACTAATCCAGGAAGTTTAAAGATAGATTTAGAAAGTATATTTAAAGGTGGAAATTCTAAAAGTAGAAATCCTAGAATTCAAAAGATGTTTTCTTTAATAGGATTAGGTGAGGGAGCAGGATCTGGATTCCCTAAAATTTTAGCAGCATGGAATGAACAAAGTTGGAGAACACCTGAATTAAAGGAGGAAACTAATTTAATTCAAGTTTCTTTGAAATTGTGGATGATATCTATGTTACCAGAAGAATGCTTAGAATCATTAAAAAGTATATAA
- a CDS encoding S-4TM family putative pore-forming effector: MENRIINNEIINKENLPENLDKLYAQRQIYSDAKVIFGIQIVVTVVFTIVLSLVSNFFADFITTYLSLSKELFKSIIFIISALITILDLIVITPYLNNQRILAASIQDSFDCDVLSISNNPIKISKPDVETIGKYSLKFIKKRNEKDKSNMINWYYSTNLDTIKLPFASIMCQRTNCWWDNYLRQSFVKFIISISTFVFLLVTIISLFKELSIPSFLLNAFSPFFCLLTFTIKQYKDNCKSINNSNKLKTCCDNIWADILNKTKKEDELKDLSRKLQDEIFQSRSTNPLIFDWYYKRSRNKQEYDTNYTLEIMIKNYNSSTNKNRVI; this comes from the coding sequence ATGGAGAATAGAATTATAAATAATGAAATTATTAATAAAGAAAATTTACCAGAAAACTTAGACAAATTATATGCTCAAAGACAAATATATTCAGATGCAAAGGTTATTTTTGGTATCCAAATAGTTGTAACAGTTGTATTTACTATAGTATTATCATTAGTATCTAATTTTTTTGCTGATTTCATTACTACCTATCTAAGCTTATCAAAAGAGTTATTTAAATCAATTATCTTTATAATTAGCGCTTTAATAACCATATTAGATTTAATAGTAATAACACCTTATCTAAATAACCAAAGAATACTAGCCGCCAGTATTCAAGATTCATTTGATTGTGATGTGCTATCCATTTCAAATAATCCAATAAAAATATCAAAACCTGATGTTGAAACTATAGGCAAATATTCTCTTAAATTTATAAAAAAAAGAAATGAAAAAGATAAATCAAATATGATAAATTGGTACTATAGTACTAATTTAGACACTATAAAATTACCATTTGCATCTATCATGTGTCAAAGAACAAACTGTTGGTGGGATAATTATTTAAGACAAAGCTTTGTTAAGTTTATAATATCAATTTCAACTTTTGTATTCTTATTAGTTACAATAATAAGTCTATTCAAGGAATTATCTATTCCATCTTTTTTATTAAATGCATTTTCACCTTTTTTCTGCTTATTAACATTTACAATTAAACAATACAAGGATAATTGTAAATCCATAAACAATAGCAATAAACTTAAAACTTGTTGTGATAATATTTGGGCAGATATACTTAACAAAACTAAAAAAGAAGATGAACTTAAAGATCTATCAAGAAAATTACAAGATGAAATATTTCAGAGTAGAAGCACTAATCCACTAATATTTGATTGGTATTATAAAAGATCTAGAAATAAACAAGAATACGATACTAATTATACTCTTGAAATAATGATTAAAAATTATAATTCAAGTACTAACAAAAATCGAGTTATCTAA
- a CDS encoding ATP-binding protein has product MLIQLDIENFRSIKDKVSFSMLASKDKSHENNLIKEVDALGKEVNILKTSAIYGANGSGKTNVLEAFNFITYLLATSNDMQKGKKIPVDPFKLEREYINKPSSFDIIFKTKGIKYAYGFSVTETKVVDEYLYSYPNGRQTVIFERENTDEYTFKNDKERQTQIKDKFHSDNKLFISTLSVWEYEKAQEPFHWLRNNLRIIDPRSNTAGFTVNKILKNSSINIRIKNTLKKVIEGIEDIKINEIDIDPKDVPLLKFLNEEAKEKILKDNEKLTSVSVFHKMNNSNELVEFDLEDESDGTQKLFGLLGIFIDILDNGSTLVVDELDVRLHSHLTKFLVELFHDPEYNKNNAQLIFSTHDTNLLDQDIFRRDQIWFTEKKEDKSTDLYSLDDFRVRKDAAIEKGYLQGKYGAIPHLGGGNIWE; this is encoded by the coding sequence ATGTTAATACAATTAGATATAGAGAATTTTCGTTCAATTAAAGATAAGGTTTCTTTTAGTATGTTAGCATCAAAAGATAAAAGTCATGAGAATAATTTAATCAAGGAAGTTGATGCTTTAGGAAAAGAAGTTAATATTTTAAAAACATCTGCGATATATGGTGCAAATGGTTCAGGAAAAACAAATGTGCTAGAAGCTTTTAATTTTATAACGTATCTTTTAGCAACTTCTAATGATATGCAAAAGGGAAAAAAGATACCAGTAGATCCTTTTAAACTTGAAAGAGAATATATAAATAAACCAAGTAGTTTTGATATAATTTTCAAAACTAAAGGTATAAAATATGCTTATGGTTTTTCAGTTACTGAAACTAAGGTTGTTGATGAATATTTATATAGTTATCCCAATGGAAGACAAACTGTAATTTTTGAAAGAGAAAATACTGATGAATATACATTTAAGAATGATAAAGAAAGGCAAACTCAAATAAAAGATAAATTCCATTCTGATAATAAACTGTTTATTTCAACATTAAGTGTATGGGAATATGAAAAAGCTCAAGAACCATTTCATTGGTTAAGAAATAATTTAAGAATAATAGATCCTAGAAGTAACACTGCAGGATTTACAGTTAATAAAATTTTAAAAAATAGTTCTATAAATATACGAATTAAAAATACTTTAAAGAAGGTCATCGAAGGAATTGAAGACATAAAAATTAATGAAATTGATATTGATCCTAAAGATGTACCATTATTAAAGTTTTTAAATGAAGAAGCAAAAGAAAAAATATTGAAAGATAATGAAAAGCTTACAAGTGTAAGTGTATTTCATAAAATGAATAATAGCAATGAGCTTGTAGAATTTGATTTAGAGGATGAATCAGATGGTACACAAAAATTATTTGGCTTACTAGGGATTTTTATAGATATTTTAGATAATGGTTCCACATTAGTTGTAGATGAATTAGATGTAAGATTGCATTCTCATTTAACAAAATTTTTAGTGGAATTATTCCATGACCCAGAATACAATAAAAATAATGCACAATTAATTTTCTCAACTCATGATACTAACTTGCTTGATCAGGATATTTTTAGAAGAGATCAAATTTGGTTTACAGAAAAGAAAGAAGATAAAAGTACAGATTTATACTCATTAGATGATTTTAGAGTGAGAAAGGATGCAGCAATTGAAAAAGGATATTTACAAGGAAAATATGGAGCAATACCACATTTGGGTGGAGGCAACATATGGGAATAA
- a CDS encoding RloB family protein, with translation MGIKRNIGEVSREKRRKRKVKPLVLIVSEGKDTEINYFKQFNQKYVNVDVKPVDKNSAGKNKSRKTDPSNLVDKAIEYIDNKYDINEEDGDRVWCLMDVDLNYNNPDPIESRTQEIQRAYTKVENYKKRSKVKINLGLSNPCFEIWYLLHYKYTTANFKNYDAVKERIEKDTPLKEYEKNKSIYSIIHDQTSSALINCGKLRNYHEDLGRNILDINLNNIKDVIQSNPYTNVDLLVGYIETLNEKL, from the coding sequence ATGGGAATAAAAAGAAATATAGGAGAAGTTTCTAGAGAAAAAAGAAGAAAAAGAAAAGTTAAACCTCTTGTATTGATTGTATCTGAAGGAAAGGATACAGAAATTAATTATTTTAAACAATTTAATCAGAAATATGTAAATGTAGATGTTAAGCCAGTTGATAAAAATTCTGCTGGAAAGAACAAATCAAGGAAGACTGATCCATCTAATTTAGTGGATAAGGCTATTGAATATATAGATAATAAATATGATATAAATGAAGAAGATGGAGATAGAGTATGGTGCTTGATGGATGTGGATTTAAACTATAATAATCCTGATCCGATTGAAAGTAGAACTCAGGAAATTCAAAGAGCCTATACAAAAGTTGAAAATTACAAGAAAAGAAGCAAGGTCAAAATAAATCTTGGATTATCAAATCCATGTTTTGAAATATGGTACTTGTTGCATTACAAATATACTACTGCTAATTTTAAAAATTATGATGCTGTAAAAGAACGAATTGAAAAGGATACGCCGCTTAAGGAATATGAAAAGAATAAATCAATATATTCAATAATTCATGATCAAACATCAAGTGCACTTATTAATTGTGGGAAGTTAAGGAATTATCATGAAGACTTGGGAAGAAATATATTAGATATTAATCTGAATAATATTAAGGACGTAATACAAAGCAATCCTTATACCAATGTTGATCTATTAGTTGGATATATTGAGACGTTAAATGAAAAATTATAA
- a CDS encoding DEAD/DEAH box helicase, whose amino-acid sequence MSGIPIDAVFNGKLYDYQHTAVEAILKHDNGILWASTAFGKTIVAANIISARNVSTLIIVNSIQLIEQWEEKLKIFLKIDKDNIGRLGGGKKKVSNIIDIATMQTLNKIDNLDNILNNYGQIIIDECHHIAAFTLEKIMKAAKSKYVLGLTATPNRKDKYDKIITMQCGPIVHKAVSKIINEKKVAHMLIPRINEMQSDKDLSKLKLTELYNEIINDKSRNQLIINDIIKVFELGSTPLILTERIEHLNILSNMLSEHIDKIIILKGGMKTKQRKSALDMIKSFSKDERFILIATGKLIGEGFDESRLDTLFLTMPISWKGVLEQYAGRLQRMYEGKNIVKIYDYIDNNVPILVKMYNKRLKGYKNLDYNINENTGVQYEFDYV is encoded by the coding sequence TTGTCTGGAATACCTATCGATGCAGTATTTAATGGTAAATTATACGATTATCAGCATACTGCTGTAGAGGCTATTTTAAAACATGATAATGGTATTCTTTGGGCTTCTACTGCTTTTGGAAAAACAATTGTTGCTGCTAATATCATTTCTGCTAGAAATGTAAGCACATTGATAATTGTTAATAGCATTCAATTAATTGAACAATGGGAAGAAAAATTAAAAATTTTCTTAAAAATAGATAAAGATAACATTGGTAGATTAGGCGGTGGAAAGAAAAAGGTAAGTAATATAATTGATATAGCTACTATGCAGACTTTAAATAAAATTGATAATCTTGATAACATATTAAATAATTATGGTCAAATTATTATAGATGAATGCCACCATATAGCTGCCTTTACTCTTGAAAAAATTATGAAAGCTGCAAAATCTAAATATGTTTTAGGATTGACGGCTACTCCTAACAGAAAAGATAAATACGATAAAATTATAACAATGCAGTGTGGTCCAATAGTACATAAAGCTGTTAGCAAAATTATAAATGAGAAAAAAGTTGCACATATGCTTATTCCAAGAATTAATGAAATGCAATCTGATAAAGATTTATCTAAATTAAAATTAACAGAATTATATAATGAAATTATTAATGATAAATCCAGAAATCAATTAATTATAAATGATATTATTAAAGTATTTGAACTTGGCTCTACTCCTCTTATTCTAACTGAAAGAATTGAGCACCTTAATATTTTATCAAACATGCTTAGTGAACATATTGATAAAATTATAATATTAAAAGGAGGAATGAAAACTAAGCAAAGAAAATCAGCTCTAGATATGATAAAATCTTTTTCCAAAGATGAAAGATTTATACTAATTGCAACTGGTAAACTTATTGGTGAAGGTTTTGATGAATCACGTTTAGATACTCTATTTCTAACAATGCCAATCTCCTGGAAAGGTGTACTTGAGCAATATGCAGGAAGATTGCAAAGAATGTATGAAGGCAAAAATATAGTGAAAATATATGATTATATAGATAATAATGTTCCCATTCTAGTAAAAATGTATAATAAAAGACTTAAGGGCTATAAAAATCTTGATTATAATATAAATGAAAATACTGGAGTTCAATATGAATTTGATTATGTATAA